Proteins encoded together in one Epinephelus lanceolatus isolate andai-2023 chromosome 4, ASM4190304v1, whole genome shotgun sequence window:
- the zbtb44 gene encoding zinc finger and BTB domain-containing protein 44 isoform X2 has product MGVKTFTHSSTSHSQEMLEKLNALRNEGHLCDVTIRVQDKLFLAHKVVLACCSEFFRSKLVGRPEEEDKFVLDLHHVTVSGFAPLLEYAYTSTLSISTENIIDVLAAASYMQMFAVASTCSEFMKSSILWGPGNNSNNNNISADKPHESAPESASSNCALTPLDGSVSPVSSDCSVMERNVPICRESRRKRKSFVTMASPESPLKCTTQMVTTSPQIPNPSPSFSDSTAQPVESSLAFPWTFPFGIDRRFHSDKSKLPESPRCLEQGTPGTSEVVVGRRLSDFLTCESSKAVSSPVPAEEEDVRVKVERLSDEEVQEASSQPVSASQSSLSDQQTVPGSEQVQEELLISPQSSSIGSMDEGVSEGLPSMQSTSNTGGHAEDDERLEGIQYPYHLYISPSARPGTNGPDRPFQCPTCGVRFTRIQNLKQHMLIHSGIKPFQCDRCGKKFTRAYSLKMHRLKHEVISSCPTT; this is encoded by the exons ATGGGGGTCAAAACCTTCACCCACAGCTCGACCTCCCACAGCCAGGAGATGCTGGAGAAGCTCAACGCTTTGCGCAACGAGGGTCACTTATGTGATGTCACCATTCGGGTCCAAGACAAGCTCTTCCTGGCCCACAAAGTGGTCCTGGCCTGCTGCAGTGAATTCTTCCGCTCCAAACTGGTGGGCCggccagaggaggaggacaagtTTGTGTTGGATCTTCATCACGTGACCGTCAGTGGCTTCGCTCCCCTGTTGGAATATGCTTACACGTCCACCCTCTCCATCAGCACGGAGAATATCATCGACGTTCTGGCTGCTGCGAGTTACATGCAGATGTTTGCTGTTGCTAGCACATGTTCAGAGTTCATGAAGTCTAGTATTCTGTGGGGCCCGggtaacaacagcaacaataacaatataTCGGCAGACAAACCGCATGAATCAGCACCAGAGAGCGCCTCATCAAACTGTGCCCTGACGCCGTTGGACGGCAGCGTGTCACCTGTTTCGTCTGACTGCAGCGTGATGGAGAGAAACGTTCCTATATGCCGCGAATCGCGACGGAAACGCAAAAGCTTTGTGACAATGGCATCGCCGGAGAGTCCACTCAAATGCACTACACAGATGGTCACCACCTCCCCTCAGATCCCCAACCCATCCCCTTCTTTCTCAGACAGCACAGCCCAGCCCGTGGAGTCCTCCCTGGCCTTCCCATGGACTTTCCCGTTCGGTATCGACAGGAGGTTCCACTCAGACAAATCAAAGCTCCCGGAGAGCCCTCGTTGTTTAGAGCAGGGCACCCCGGGGACCTCGGAGGTGGTAGTCGGCCGGCGGCTCAGTGACTTCCTAACGTGTGAGAGCTCTAAAGCGGTGTCGTCGCCAGTGCCGGCGGAGGAAGAAGATGTGAGGGTGAAGGTGGAGCGTCTCAGTGATGAGGAGGTCCAAGAGGCGTCCTCGCAGCCGGTCAGTGCCTCCCAGAGCTCGCTGAGTGACCAGCAGACGGTGCCAGGGAGCGAACAGGTCCAGGAGGAGCTCCTCATCAGTCCACAGTCCTCCTCTATAG GGTCGATGGATGAAGGAGTGTCTGAGGGCTTGCCGTCAATGCAGAGCACCTCTAACACTGGAGGCCACGCGGAAGACGATGAAAG gTTAGAAGGTATTCAGTATCCATACCACCTCTATATCAGCCCCTCAGCCAGGCCCGGCACCAATGGCCCCGACAGGCCCTTCCAGTGTCCAACCTGCGGAGTCAGATTCACACGCATTCAAAACCTGAAGCAGCACATGCTGATACACTCCG GCATTAAGCCTTTCCAGTGTGACCGCTGTGGGAAAAAGTTCACACGGGCCTACTCCCTAAAGATGCATCGGCTGAAGCACGAAG TGATTTCCTCGTGCCCGACTACCTGA
- the zbtb44 gene encoding zinc finger and BTB domain-containing protein 44 isoform X1, giving the protein MGVKTFTHSSTSHSQEMLEKLNALRNEGHLCDVTIRVQDKLFLAHKVVLACCSEFFRSKLVGRPEEEDKFVLDLHHVTVSGFAPLLEYAYTSTLSISTENIIDVLAAASYMQMFAVASTCSEFMKSSILWGPGNNSNNNNISADKPHESAPESASSNCALTPLDGSVSPVSSDCSVMERNVPICRESRRKRKSFVTMASPESPLKCTTQMVTTSPQIPNPSPSFSDSTAQPVESSLAFPWTFPFGIDRRFHSDKSKLPESPRCLEQGTPGTSEVVVGRRLSDFLTCESSKAVSSPVPAEEEDVRVKVERLSDEEVQEASSQPVSASQSSLSDQQTVPGSEQVQEELLISPQSSSIGSMDEGVSEGLPSMQSTSNTGGHAEDDERLEGIQYPYHLYISPSARPGTNGPDRPFQCPTCGVRFTRIQNLKQHMLIHSGIKPFQCDRCGKKFTRAYSLKMHRLKHEGKRCFRCQICSATFTSFGEYKHHMRVSRHIIRKPRIYECKTCGAMFTNSGNLIVHLRSLNHEASELANYFQSSDFLVPDYLSQVQEEEEALGVQYELEESQHHPVYPGSTSTSTTTAASSSSSVQMPVISQVSSSTQNCESSSGFLSPEPLDPLEAPASLKMDADERAAMTEETKMDTSVGGSSPEVFEEEQQHAQAKELASITIE; this is encoded by the exons ATGGGGGTCAAAACCTTCACCCACAGCTCGACCTCCCACAGCCAGGAGATGCTGGAGAAGCTCAACGCTTTGCGCAACGAGGGTCACTTATGTGATGTCACCATTCGGGTCCAAGACAAGCTCTTCCTGGCCCACAAAGTGGTCCTGGCCTGCTGCAGTGAATTCTTCCGCTCCAAACTGGTGGGCCggccagaggaggaggacaagtTTGTGTTGGATCTTCATCACGTGACCGTCAGTGGCTTCGCTCCCCTGTTGGAATATGCTTACACGTCCACCCTCTCCATCAGCACGGAGAATATCATCGACGTTCTGGCTGCTGCGAGTTACATGCAGATGTTTGCTGTTGCTAGCACATGTTCAGAGTTCATGAAGTCTAGTATTCTGTGGGGCCCGggtaacaacagcaacaataacaatataTCGGCAGACAAACCGCATGAATCAGCACCAGAGAGCGCCTCATCAAACTGTGCCCTGACGCCGTTGGACGGCAGCGTGTCACCTGTTTCGTCTGACTGCAGCGTGATGGAGAGAAACGTTCCTATATGCCGCGAATCGCGACGGAAACGCAAAAGCTTTGTGACAATGGCATCGCCGGAGAGTCCACTCAAATGCACTACACAGATGGTCACCACCTCCCCTCAGATCCCCAACCCATCCCCTTCTTTCTCAGACAGCACAGCCCAGCCCGTGGAGTCCTCCCTGGCCTTCCCATGGACTTTCCCGTTCGGTATCGACAGGAGGTTCCACTCAGACAAATCAAAGCTCCCGGAGAGCCCTCGTTGTTTAGAGCAGGGCACCCCGGGGACCTCGGAGGTGGTAGTCGGCCGGCGGCTCAGTGACTTCCTAACGTGTGAGAGCTCTAAAGCGGTGTCGTCGCCAGTGCCGGCGGAGGAAGAAGATGTGAGGGTGAAGGTGGAGCGTCTCAGTGATGAGGAGGTCCAAGAGGCGTCCTCGCAGCCGGTCAGTGCCTCCCAGAGCTCGCTGAGTGACCAGCAGACGGTGCCAGGGAGCGAACAGGTCCAGGAGGAGCTCCTCATCAGTCCACAGTCCTCCTCTATAG GGTCGATGGATGAAGGAGTGTCTGAGGGCTTGCCGTCAATGCAGAGCACCTCTAACACTGGAGGCCACGCGGAAGACGATGAAAG gTTAGAAGGTATTCAGTATCCATACCACCTCTATATCAGCCCCTCAGCCAGGCCCGGCACCAATGGCCCCGACAGGCCCTTCCAGTGTCCAACCTGCGGAGTCAGATTCACACGCATTCAAAACCTGAAGCAGCACATGCTGATACACTCCG GCATTAAGCCTTTCCAGTGTGACCGCTGTGGGAAAAAGTTCACACGGGCCTACTCCCTAAAGATGCATCGGCTGAAGCACGAAGGTAAACGCTGTTTCCGGTGCCAGATTTGTAGCGCCACATTCACGTCCTTCGGTGAATATAAGCACCACATGAGGGTCTCCCGACACATAATCCGCAAGCCGCGGATTTACGAGTGCAAAACGTGCGGGGCCATGTTCACCAACTCTGGCAATTTAATTGTACACCTGAGGAGTCTGAACCATGAGGCATCCGAACTAGCAAACTACTTCCAGAGCAG TGATTTCCTCGTGCCCGACTACCTGAGCCAGgtacaggaagaggaggaggcgcTGGGAGTCCAGTATGAGCTAGAGGAGTCCCAACATCACCCCGTCTACCCGGGcagcacctccacctccaccaccactgcagcctcgtcctcctcctcagtcCAGATGCCCGTCATCTCCCAGGTCTCCTCCTCTACCCAGAATTGCGAGAGTTCCTCCGGCTTCCTTTCACCCGAGCCCCTGGACCCCCTGGAAGCCCCAGCCTCCCTCAAGATGGATGCCGACGAGAGGGCCGCCATGACAGAGGAGACCAAGATGGACACAAGTGTAGGAGGCAGTTCCCCGGAGGTGTTtgaagaagagcagcagcatGCCCAGGCCAAGGAGCTGGCTTCCATTACCATCGAGTGA